The DNA region CTAAATGTTCCCATTTATAAGGAATTTGCGGATTAGAAAATGATAAAGCTTGAGCATTAATTTTTACTACACGATCGGCAAAATGTACCTTGCTTTGCCCTTTTACTAACATGATTTTATAAAAATCTCGTCTTTGATAAGGTATTTTTGTAGGTTGACCAGCAACATAAGGCTGAAGTTTAAAAATATTAAAATGACCAATTTCTGTTTGTAAAGATTTTGGTATCCATTGACTTTTGTTTTTGTAAAACTGATCTAAACTTTCCATGTGTTAAAGTTATAAATTTCAAACATTTAAAACGAATAAATTAAAGACACATTCCAAAGTAAAGATTCACTTTTTATATTTGAATTTAGCTTGTGATTTAAAATTGTCTGTAGCGCTAAAGGAAAGTTCTTCTTTTCAAGAGTAATGTATTCAGCAGTATAAAAACCATCTTTAGCATCTAAATTTAAGTAGTACGCTAAGGCGGTAATATTCAAAAACCAATCTTTAACAATTGTTAAGTTAGAAAAATTAGCATTTGCATTTAAAAAATGTCCGTTTTTTAAACCTTGATCAAATCCTTTAGAGTATAAATAATACATACCAACACTTGTTTTTGAAGATAGTTTGTAGCTAGGTGCAACTTCTCCTGCCAAGTAACGTCTTGATTCTATAAACGTTTCTTGTACATTGTTTACAGTTAAGGTTTTATCTCTAAAATTAAGCGCTGGATGAACACCAACACGTAAGTTTAATTTTTCTTTTTTTATGGCTTTATATCTAAACCAAAACAAGAAAGACCAAGGTTTTCCTTCTAAAGCAAATCGCATATCTGGCTCAAAACTAAATCTACCTTTAGTCATTTTTAATTCTAACAAAGCGGCAGGATCACCTAAAGAAAATGTTGGCACTAAAGAAATACCATTATTAGTCGCTGCGATAGTACCTGTAAAACTATCTAAAAGTGGTTGTTTTACCTTGTCTTGAGCTATAATATTTAAGGTGAATAGCATTAATAAAAATAAGCTTAGTTTTAATTTGAATGTCATGTTAGCTAGTATTGAATTTTACATGTGCAAGTTACATTTGAACAGCTATATCAACATATAATTTTCAATGCAATAGTTGTAAATTTCAAACATCAACAAAGTCAAACTTTACAAATAAAGAATTTGAAAATTTTTAGCTTAAACCAGTAATTATGTAATATTTTTGCATAAATTTTTTGATTATGAGTTTACTTAATGTATTTAGAATTGTTGCCTTATTAGAAGGTATCTCATATATTCTTTTATTATTTATAGCTACACCTTTAAAGCACTTTGGTAACGATCCAACTTATGTAAGATTATTAGGTATGCCACATGGTTTATTATTTGTTGCCTACATAGCTTTAGCAATACTTTTAAAGCCTGAACAACAATGGAATAAGCGTACATTTTTAATAATATTAGCAGCATCTTTAATTCCGTTTGGTACCTTTTATGTTGATAAAAAATTTTTAGCACCAAAAAAGTAAACTAAAAAAAATGTAATATTGGACTGGTTAAACAATTCAATATGAGCATTTTTAATAGAATTTTTGGTATCGCTATTATCTTTCTTTTATTTACTTGCAACAAAAATGCTGATAACGTTGAAACTGAAACTTCAGTTAATCCTACTCCTATCCTAAAACTGGAAAACAACCAGTTTTATATCTCTGGATTAACTTTTAGCGATAGTTTAAAGACGGTTTACCTTAGTAGGATTGAAACTAATGTACCGCAAATTATAGATAGCGCTATTGTAAAAAATAAAACCTTTAATTTTTCAGGATTTATATCAAATCCAGAAGAATATATTATCACTACTAACTTAAGTGATTCTCCGTTTAGATTTCTTGTAGACGCTTCGAAAATTGAAGTATTTATTAATCAAAATGTAGAAAAATCGGCAAGTTATTCTTCAACTACGATTCAAAAACAATACAAATCTTACAGAGATAGTATAACTGCATTTAGAAATAAAGGTGTGAAATTGTATTATGACTTAAAAGGCGATTTTTCATCTAAAAAAATTGCGAAACTTAAGTTAGACAGAGTAAAGTTATTTGCTGAAAGAAGCCGTTATACAAGAGATTTCATTAAAAACAACCCAAATTCTTATTTATCGGTAATACTTTTAAAAAATGAAATTAATGCTTACGGAATCAAAGAAATTAGAACTTTATTTGATAATCTATCTCCTGATTTAAAAAGTATTGCAAGTGTAAAGACTTTAGATTCTGTAATTACTGAAATAGAAACTACAGACAGAAACTCTAAAATTATAGATATTCAACTAACCGAAACACCTATAAAAAAAATAGAATATAGGCCAAAAGCTTACGGTTTTTCTGGTGTAAATCCATATGGCGAAACATTAAGTCTACAATCCATACCAAAAGGAAAAGTAATTTTAATAGATTTTTGGGCAAGTTGGTGTGGACCATGTAGAGCTACAAATCCGCAATTAGTCACCTTATATAATAAATACCATAATCAAGGGTTAGAGATATTTAGCATTAGCGAAGATAAAGGGACAACCGAATGGATAAATGCAATTGCAACCGATAATTTACAATGGGATTATCATATTATAGACAATAATAAAAGTATTGCTTTTAGATATGGTGTAGAGTCTATACCGTTTAAGTTATTAATTGATAAAAATGGTAATATTGCTAGTGAAAAAATATCTGGAAACGCTCTGGAATCTAGAATTAAAACATTGCTTGCAGAATAACCTGTTATTGTTCTTTTAATCTATCTTTTATATATTCTATTTTGGTTTTACCATGTGGTTTAGGTTTACCATCGTCTCCTAAATTTACCATAATAATATCCTCTACTGTGATAATGGTTTCGCGTGTTCGCATATTACGCACTTCGCACTTTAGTGTTAAGGAAGAGCTACCAAATTTTTTAACGTCAATACCAATTTCAACAATATCGCCTTCTGTAGCTTTACTCATAAAATTAATTTCACTCATGTATTTGGTAACAACTCTATTATTTTCTAGTTGTACTATACTATAAAGCGCAGCTTCTTCGTCTATCCAAGCTAGTAATTTACCACCAAATAATGTTCCGTTAGGATTTAAATCTTCGGGTTTTACCCATTTTCTTGTGTGAAATCTCATATGTTTTTAATAAGTGTTTTTTTACTGTTTATCTATATTTTTTTTAAAAGATATAGATAATGTTTAGGTTAGACTTCTAAATTAATCAATAAATGAAAAACCTTCTAACCTTAGTGCTTGTTTTTAGCACTTTTTTAACCTACGCTCAAGAAAAACTTACTGTAGTAAATAATTGGACTGTTACTAAAGATTTAGAATTAGTAACCATTAGCCAAAGAACCGTTAACGTAAGTGATGAAAAAAACGGGATTTTTAAAGAATATGTACAATATAAATTTAAAAACAAGACCAATAAACAAGTATTTATAAATTGGGATTTTGAGCTTAAATACAGCAATTCGGATAAAGTGCATACAAATTCTGGAGAGCTTTATCGCGCTACGGTTTTACAACCTAACCAAGATTTTATCCCTACTTACAACTTATCTAATCAAAAAAGCTTTTTCGTGTTTAATAAGTTTTTAAAAAGCACAACCAATGTGCAATTAGAATACGCAAACTTTAAAAACTTATCTGTAAAAACTTTATAACGCATTACACATGAAAAACTTTATTTTATTTATACTTATAGCATTAAGCAGTCATGTAATTAATGCGCAATGTACAGATCCTTCAGGATTAAATATTATTGGAACAAGCGAAACAACTGCAACTTTTGGCTGGACAGAAAATGGATCTGCTTTAGATTGGGAATACGAAATTGTTTTATCCGGAGCAACACCAACAGGAACAGGAACTGCTATAAATGCAAATCCTTATACAGTAGATAATTTAATTTCTGGAGAAAATTATGATGTATACCTTAGATCAAATTGTTTAGCTAATGGATATAGTAATTGGATTGGACCAGTAAATTTAACAACCATTTCATGCATCTTTACAATCGATGCTTTAGAAAGCACAGATAACTGTTTAGAATACTGCTTCTTCCCTATTGGTAGTCAATTTGGAACATTTTTCGATTTTAATTCTGGAGTATTACCAACAGGATGGAATTCTTCTCCTTATGCAGTAGGAACACCTTGTATTACAGATATGGTAGATAATTCGCCATATTTTTGGGCGACAACATTAGATTCTAACGGTTATAGACAAGTTACCACAAATACTTTAGATGTATCTTTAGGTGGAATTATACAGTTTTACATGCGATATGGTGCAGATGATCCAGATCCTGGTTGTGAAACTGCAGATTTACCAGAAGAAGGTGTTAGATTACAATATTCTATAAATAATGGTGCTACTTGGGTAGATATTAATTATTGGATTCCTACAGATATATTAACAGATCCATTATATAGTTGGACACAATACACAGAGAATATTCCTGTTGCAGCTCAAACGGCTAACACATTATTTAGATGGTTTCAGCAAGATAATAGTGGTAGCCAATACGACAATTGGGGATTAGATAATGTATTAGTATC from Mesoflavibacter profundi includes:
- a CDS encoding DUF3817 domain-containing protein; this translates as MSLLNVFRIVALLEGISYILLLFIATPLKHFGNDPTYVRLLGMPHGLLFVAYIALAILLKPEQQWNKRTFLIILAASLIPFGTFYVDKKFLAPKK
- a CDS encoding TlpA disulfide reductase family protein — translated: MSIFNRIFGIAIIFLLFTCNKNADNVETETSVNPTPILKLENNQFYISGLTFSDSLKTVYLSRIETNVPQIIDSAIVKNKTFNFSGFISNPEEYIITTNLSDSPFRFLVDASKIEVFINQNVEKSASYSSTTIQKQYKSYRDSITAFRNKGVKLYYDLKGDFSSKKIAKLKLDRVKLFAERSRYTRDFIKNNPNSYLSVILLKNEINAYGIKEIRTLFDNLSPDLKSIASVKTLDSVITEIETTDRNSKIIDIQLTETPIKKIEYRPKAYGFSGVNPYGETLSLQSIPKGKVILIDFWASWCGPCRATNPQLVTLYNKYHNQGLEIFSISEDKGTTEWINAIATDNLQWDYHIIDNNKSIAFRYGVESIPFKLLIDKNGNIASEKISGNALESRIKTLLAE
- a CDS encoding acyl-CoA thioesterase, with amino-acid sequence MRFHTRKWVKPEDLNPNGTLFGGKLLAWIDEEAALYSIVQLENNRVVTKYMSEINFMSKATEGDIVEIGIDVKKFGSSSLTLKCEVRNMRTRETIITVEDIIMVNLGDDGKPKPHGKTKIEYIKDRLKEQ